The Akkermansia muciniphila genome contains a region encoding:
- the rsfS gene encoding ribosome silencing factor yields MEKINMVANDAMELARMCARAADEAKAEHVKVYDLRGMSSLTDFMVVCTGLSVPHLRAVIRGVEEAVQEKTGVLPTYVEDTPVALWSVVDYIDVMVHIMGQETREFYGMDTLWKDAPVVEY; encoded by the coding sequence ATGGAAAAAATCAATATGGTAGCCAACGATGCGATGGAACTGGCCAGGATGTGCGCCCGCGCCGCGGATGAAGCCAAGGCTGAACATGTGAAGGTGTACGACCTGCGCGGCATGTCTTCCCTGACGGATTTCATGGTGGTGTGCACGGGCCTGTCCGTCCCCCACCTGCGCGCCGTCATCCGGGGCGTGGAGGAAGCCGTTCAGGAAAAAACGGGAGTCCTTCCCACCTATGTGGAAGACACGCCCGTGGCGCTGTGGTCCGTGGTGGACTACATTGACGTGATGGTCCACATCATGGGGCAGGAGACGCGTGAGTTCTATGGAATGGACACCCTGTGGAAGGATGCCCCCGTGGTGGAATATTAA
- the ftsH gene encoding ATP-dependent zinc metalloprotease FtsH — MSDRKPPIPPRPPKFPGSGKPESPNWGVWVMVLLIVGVLAFGFFTPESFGLGPRKESLESFEAQYKAGRVVLNDPKAPVEVVLNENGSEGVIHALVYKKDIQPKVEMKPFVLSYSMSLPDRDKPLLNELSGYRVAESLDRTVEGKNVSIIPEGAQKLSVPEFNRLAMEGRIAGGTDGLVLAEDGNQNVLVGQIVTRVWPAATGDASVDKQRFERVEVPFTLEFQGERVKQLLGPDTKFKRESGSWGGILLNLLPIVLILVILFFMFRAQSGGARGAMSFGKSRARLIAPDKNKVTFKDVAGVSEAKEEVWELVEFLRNPEKFRELGATIPRGVLMVGSPGTGKTLLARAIAGESNASFYSISGSDFVEMFVGVGASRVRDMFEQAKRTAPSLIFIDEIDAVGRQRGYGMGGGNDEREQTLNALLVEMDGFENNANVIVIAATNRADILDPALLRPGRFDRQVVVNLPDVRGREQILQVHAKKVKMAPGVSFERIARGTSGFSGAQLANLINEAALLAARKGLKEITEAELEEARDKVNWGRERRSLAINERGRRITAVHEAGHAICLLKTPHSEPLHRVTIVPRGGALGMTMWLPADDKMHQLRSEMLDQLVVAMGGRCAEQIVFGDVTSGATGDIKSATSLARRMVCEFGMSEKLGLIEYGEHQGEVYIARDLGTRSRNYSESTAELIDSEVRFLVDSAYERAMTILTENRDKLDILTEALMEFETLEGSQVMDILEYGEMKNPPAKVVPPPMPSDVEEQDGPKEDSGKEPVKTAEEGKKENKPGEQDPFSYNPVEEYGKDGEEKK, encoded by the coding sequence ATGTCTGACAGAAAGCCTCCCATTCCACCCCGCCCCCCTAAATTTCCCGGCTCCGGGAAGCCCGAATCCCCCAACTGGGGCGTGTGGGTCATGGTTCTGCTCATTGTAGGCGTCCTTGCGTTTGGTTTTTTCACCCCTGAATCCTTTGGACTGGGGCCCCGCAAGGAAAGCCTGGAATCCTTTGAAGCCCAGTACAAGGCGGGCCGCGTGGTCCTGAACGATCCGAAGGCCCCCGTGGAGGTGGTCCTGAATGAAAACGGTTCTGAAGGCGTGATCCACGCGCTGGTTTACAAGAAGGACATCCAGCCGAAGGTGGAAATGAAACCCTTCGTGCTGTCCTATTCCATGTCCCTGCCGGACCGTGACAAGCCCCTGCTGAATGAACTTTCCGGCTACAGGGTGGCGGAAAGCCTGGACCGGACCGTGGAAGGGAAAAATGTCTCCATCATTCCTGAAGGAGCCCAGAAGCTTTCCGTGCCGGAATTCAACCGTCTGGCCATGGAAGGACGCATTGCGGGCGGTACTGACGGCCTTGTCCTGGCGGAAGATGGCAACCAGAATGTGCTGGTTGGCCAGATTGTCACCCGCGTGTGGCCTGCGGCCACGGGGGACGCCTCCGTGGACAAGCAGCGCTTTGAGCGTGTGGAAGTCCCCTTTACCCTGGAATTCCAGGGAGAGCGCGTCAAGCAGCTGCTGGGGCCGGATACCAAGTTCAAGCGTGAATCCGGCTCCTGGGGCGGCATTCTGCTGAACCTGCTGCCCATCGTGCTGATTCTGGTGATTCTCTTCTTCATGTTCCGTGCGCAGAGCGGCGGAGCCAGGGGGGCCATGAGCTTCGGCAAGAGCCGTGCGCGCCTCATTGCGCCGGACAAGAACAAGGTGACGTTCAAGGACGTGGCCGGCGTCAGCGAGGCCAAGGAGGAAGTATGGGAACTGGTGGAATTCCTGCGCAATCCGGAAAAATTCCGTGAACTGGGCGCCACCATTCCCCGCGGCGTGCTGATGGTGGGTTCTCCCGGTACGGGCAAGACCCTGCTGGCCCGCGCCATTGCCGGGGAATCCAACGCCTCCTTTTACTCCATCAGCGGTTCCGACTTTGTGGAAATGTTCGTGGGCGTGGGCGCCAGCCGCGTGCGCGATATGTTTGAACAGGCCAAGAGAACAGCCCCAAGCCTGATTTTCATTGATGAAATTGACGCCGTGGGCCGCCAGCGCGGCTATGGCATGGGCGGCGGCAATGATGAACGGGAGCAGACGCTGAACGCCCTGCTGGTGGAGATGGACGGTTTTGAAAACAATGCCAACGTGATCGTGATTGCGGCTACCAACCGCGCGGACATCCTGGACCCGGCCCTGCTGCGTCCGGGCCGCTTTGACCGGCAGGTGGTGGTGAACCTCCCGGACGTCCGGGGGCGTGAACAAATCCTGCAAGTGCACGCCAAGAAGGTGAAAATGGCTCCGGGAGTCAGTTTTGAGAGGATTGCCCGCGGCACGTCCGGCTTCTCCGGCGCCCAGCTGGCCAACCTGATCAATGAGGCCGCCCTGCTGGCCGCCCGCAAGGGATTGAAGGAAATCACGGAAGCTGAACTGGAGGAAGCACGCGACAAGGTTAACTGGGGCCGTGAACGCCGCAGCCTGGCCATTAACGAACGCGGGCGCCGCATCACTGCCGTGCATGAGGCGGGCCATGCCATCTGCCTGCTGAAAACTCCGCACAGCGAACCCCTGCACCGGGTGACCATCGTTCCCCGCGGGGGCGCCCTGGGCATGACCATGTGGCTGCCGGCGGATGACAAGATGCACCAGCTCCGGTCGGAGATGCTTGACCAGCTTGTCGTGGCGATGGGCGGGCGCTGCGCTGAACAGATTGTGTTCGGGGACGTGACCAGCGGCGCTACGGGAGACATCAAGAGCGCCACCAGCCTGGCGCGCCGCATGGTGTGCGAATTCGGCATGAGTGAAAAACTGGGCCTGATCGAATACGGCGAGCACCAGGGAGAAGTTTACATCGCCCGCGACCTGGGCACGCGTTCCCGCAACTATTCGGAATCCACGGCGGAGCTGATTGACTCGGAAGTCCGCTTCCTGGTGGACAGCGCCTATGAACGCGCCATGACCATCCTGACGGAAAACCGGGACAAGCTGGATATTCTGACGGAAGCCCTGATGGAGTTTGAAACGCTGGAAGGCTCCCAGGTCATGGACATTCTGGAGTACGGGGAAATGAAAAATCCCCCCGCCAAGGTGGTTCCCCCTCCCATGCCTTCCGATGTGGAAGAGCAGGACGGCCCGAAGGAAGACTCCGGAAAGGAGCCCGTGAAAACCGCTGAGGAAGGGAAGAAGGAGAACAAGCCGGGGGAACAGGACCCCTTTTCCTACAATCCCGTGGAGGAGTACGGCAAGGACGGGGAAGAAAAGAAGTAA
- the menB gene encoding 1,4-dihydroxy-2-naphthoyl-CoA synthase, with protein sequence MSASWTTAREYTDIKYETTDDGSIAKITINRPHVRNAFRPQTVHEMLNALNAAHEDPKVGVVILTGEGPDAFCSGGDQKVRGNAGYIGEDGVPRLNILDVQRTIRTMPKPVVAMVAGYAIGGGHVLHVVCDLTIAADNAKFGQTGPKVGSFDGGLGSSYLARIVGQKKAREIWYLCRQYDAQQALDMGLVNTVVPLEKLEEETLSWCRQMLQHSPLALRCLKASLNADCDGQMGLLDLAGNATLLYYMSEEAKEGKNAFVEKRAPDFSKFPRLP encoded by the coding sequence ATGAGCGCATCATGGACCACCGCCAGGGAATATACGGACATCAAGTATGAGACAACGGACGACGGCAGCATCGCGAAAATCACGATCAACCGCCCCCATGTCCGCAACGCTTTCCGCCCCCAGACCGTGCATGAAATGCTCAATGCCCTCAACGCCGCGCATGAAGACCCCAAGGTGGGCGTGGTCATCCTGACCGGGGAAGGCCCGGACGCCTTCTGTTCCGGGGGCGACCAGAAGGTGCGCGGAAACGCCGGCTACATCGGTGAAGACGGCGTACCCCGCCTGAACATCCTGGACGTGCAGCGCACCATCCGCACCATGCCCAAGCCCGTCGTCGCCATGGTGGCCGGCTACGCCATCGGCGGAGGCCATGTCCTCCACGTCGTCTGTGACCTCACCATCGCCGCGGACAACGCCAAATTCGGCCAGACCGGGCCTAAGGTGGGCTCCTTTGACGGAGGGCTCGGCTCCTCCTACCTGGCGCGCATCGTGGGGCAGAAAAAAGCGCGGGAAATCTGGTACCTGTGCCGCCAGTACGATGCGCAGCAGGCGCTGGACATGGGCCTGGTCAACACCGTGGTTCCGCTGGAAAAGCTGGAAGAGGAAACCCTCTCCTGGTGCCGCCAGATGCTCCAGCACAGCCCCTTGGCGCTCCGCTGCCTGAAGGCCTCCCTGAACGCGGACTGCGACGGGCAAATGGGCCTGCTGGACCTGGCCGGCAACGCCACCCTGCTCTATTACATGAGCGAGGAAGCCAAGGAAGGCAAAAACGCCTTCGTGGAAAAGCGCGCCCCGGATTTCTCCAAATTCCCCAGGCTCCCGTAA
- a CDS encoding AAA family ATPase has protein sequence MIHDLLVSGVTVFPGSEHFEFVPGINVVVGGNDSGKSHLLKLCYTVAKWSADGGRKSLPEKWAEEQRLRKDLMRVFASRGLAGLTARNRGNAHAHVEASMEGEGVPEGMGNLVFDFKAGHEEEGLTIQEMPLRFLNVPVVFLAAREVLTIYPSFVQVGSRFPEFLDGGSWDLCRYLDADAAAQPISTDAGRVVARLEKIIGGQVVKRDGRFFLQRPGQEPIEMSLVAEGFKRLGTLSYLIRNGSVKRGSVLFWDEPEMNLNASHLPVLVKTLTGLAKTGVQVILSSHSLFLLRELMIQLSEPRNAMVQRKFFGMSVPRGDRSGVRVSWGESLEDVGPIESLEAEIEQADRYLKLSYES, from the coding sequence ATGATACATGACCTACTGGTGAGCGGCGTGACGGTGTTTCCCGGGAGCGAACATTTTGAGTTTGTCCCGGGAATCAATGTGGTGGTGGGCGGCAATGATTCCGGCAAGAGCCATCTGCTGAAGCTGTGCTATACCGTGGCCAAATGGAGCGCGGACGGGGGCAGGAAGTCCCTGCCGGAGAAGTGGGCGGAGGAGCAGAGGCTCCGGAAGGACCTGATGCGGGTGTTTGCGTCCCGCGGCCTGGCCGGGCTGACCGCCCGGAACCGCGGCAACGCCCACGCCCATGTGGAGGCCTCCATGGAAGGGGAAGGCGTGCCGGAGGGCATGGGGAACCTGGTGTTTGATTTCAAGGCCGGGCATGAGGAGGAGGGGCTGACCATTCAGGAGATGCCCCTGCGCTTCCTGAACGTGCCGGTGGTGTTCCTGGCGGCGCGGGAGGTGCTGACCATTTATCCCAGCTTCGTGCAGGTGGGAAGCAGGTTTCCCGAGTTCCTGGACGGCGGAAGCTGGGACCTCTGCCGCTACCTGGATGCGGATGCGGCGGCGCAGCCCATCAGCACGGACGCCGGGCGCGTGGTCGCCAGGCTGGAAAAGATCATCGGCGGGCAGGTGGTGAAGCGTGACGGGCGGTTTTTCCTTCAGCGCCCCGGCCAGGAGCCTATTGAGATGAGCCTGGTGGCGGAAGGCTTCAAAAGGCTGGGCACGCTGAGCTACCTGATCCGTAACGGGTCCGTGAAGAGAGGCTCCGTCCTGTTCTGGGATGAGCCGGAAATGAACCTGAACGCCTCCCATCTGCCCGTGCTGGTGAAAACCCTGACAGGGCTTGCCAAAACGGGGGTGCAGGTAATCCTGTCCTCCCACAGCCTGTTCCTGCTGCGGGAGCTGATGATCCAGTTGTCCGAGCCGCGCAACGCGATGGTGCAGAGGAAGTTTTTCGGGATGAGCGTTCCGCGGGGTGACCGCTCCGGGGTAAGGGTGTCCTGGGGGGAATCCCTGGAGGATGTGGGGCCTATCGAGTCTCTTGAAGCGGAAATCGAGCAGGCGGACAGGTACTTGAAGCTGAGCTATGAGTCATAA
- the mutS gene encoding DNA mismatch repair protein MutS translates to MSNSGPTATPMMEQYLRMKKGLPEDVLLFFRMGDFYEMFFEDAKDASSLLGLTLTKRHGIPMCGVPHHSAEGYIGRLVKDGKRVAIAEQTTLPQPGKLVEREITRVISAGTLADMNLLDSSRHNYIVALYKDKKHFGLACVDHTTGEFSVAQFEHMDLLLDELSRINPSELLVSDEQTECFPGAHPTLYYDGYTFLPSTAIPNLLGHFRVHSLDGFGCAEMTAALGASGAVLHYLGYQLRRPTDHLRRISVRATENAVLIDQASQRNLDLVDSRGGVKLSLLGTLDRTSTPMGARKLRDWLLHPLCDLEKLQARQEMIAVLLEEPYLMSKLRDSLKNVRDMERLTGRISQGAGNARDLQALASSLGRIPALRDDLESLPGGGVMLESIRSRMGCFDELVDLLQRALVDEPPVTIKEGGIIREGYHAGLDELRLASRDGKDWLARLQEKERKRTGIDSLKIRFNNVFGYYIEVTKSHYDKVPPDYQRKQTLVNAERFVTPELKQMENTILGADERSRQVEYEQFLLLREEVGRHIDGIQITADAMADLDVLLGLAEGAQQYQYCRPVLDASMTLRIVNGRHPVIEQNISGDAFVPNDAFLEPEESRLILLTGPNMAGKSTYIRQVALITLMAQIGAYVPAESAHIGLVDRIFCRVGASDDLARGQSTFMVEMSETSLILNNATERSLIILDEIGRGTATFDGLSIAWAVAEYLHDELKSRTLFATHYHELTDLARSRAGVQNYNVAVREWKEEIVFLRKIVEGAADKSYGIQVARLAGMPAVIVDRAKTILSHLEMNSTRPRRKERARLAEPRAKNTDMDDDMPTGEYAQLELF, encoded by the coding sequence ATGAGTAATTCCGGACCTACCGCAACGCCGATGATGGAGCAATACCTTCGCATGAAGAAGGGTTTGCCGGAAGACGTCCTGCTGTTTTTCCGGATGGGGGACTTTTATGAGATGTTCTTTGAGGACGCCAAGGATGCGTCCTCCCTGCTGGGCCTGACGCTGACCAAGCGGCACGGCATTCCGATGTGCGGGGTTCCCCATCACAGCGCGGAAGGGTACATCGGGCGCCTGGTGAAGGATGGCAAGCGCGTAGCCATTGCGGAACAGACCACCCTGCCTCAGCCGGGCAAACTGGTGGAGCGGGAGATCACCCGCGTGATTTCCGCCGGGACCCTGGCGGACATGAACCTGCTGGACTCCTCCCGCCACAATTACATCGTGGCCCTGTACAAGGATAAAAAACACTTCGGCCTGGCGTGCGTGGACCACACCACGGGGGAATTCTCCGTGGCCCAGTTTGAGCACATGGACCTGCTTCTGGATGAACTGTCCCGCATTAATCCTTCCGAGCTCCTGGTCAGCGACGAGCAGACGGAGTGTTTTCCCGGCGCCCATCCCACGCTTTATTACGACGGGTACACGTTCCTTCCTTCCACGGCCATTCCCAATCTGCTGGGCCATTTCCGGGTTCATTCCCTGGACGGCTTCGGCTGCGCGGAGATGACCGCCGCCCTGGGCGCGTCCGGCGCAGTGCTTCATTATCTGGGCTACCAGCTCCGGCGCCCCACGGATCATTTGCGCCGCATTTCCGTGCGCGCCACGGAGAACGCCGTGCTGATTGACCAGGCCAGCCAGAGGAACCTGGACCTGGTGGATTCCCGCGGCGGCGTGAAGCTTTCCCTGCTGGGAACCCTGGACAGGACGAGCACGCCGATGGGCGCGCGCAAGCTCCGGGACTGGCTGCTCCACCCCCTGTGCGATCTGGAAAAGCTCCAGGCGCGGCAGGAGATGATCGCCGTTTTATTGGAGGAGCCGTACCTGATGAGCAAGCTCCGTGACAGCCTGAAAAACGTCCGGGACATGGAGCGGCTGACGGGCCGCATTTCCCAGGGCGCGGGGAACGCCCGGGACCTCCAGGCGCTGGCCTCCTCCCTGGGCCGCATTCCCGCGCTCAGGGACGATCTGGAATCCCTGCCCGGAGGCGGGGTGATGCTGGAAAGCATCCGTTCCCGCATGGGCTGTTTTGATGAGCTGGTGGACCTGCTCCAGCGCGCCCTGGTGGATGAACCGCCCGTCACGATCAAGGAGGGCGGCATCATCCGGGAAGGGTATCACGCCGGGCTGGATGAACTGCGCCTGGCCTCCCGCGACGGGAAGGACTGGCTGGCCCGGCTTCAGGAGAAGGAGCGCAAGCGCACGGGCATTGATTCCCTGAAAATCCGCTTCAACAACGTCTTCGGCTACTACATTGAGGTGACGAAGAGCCATTACGACAAGGTGCCCCCGGATTACCAGCGCAAGCAGACGCTGGTGAACGCGGAGCGCTTCGTCACCCCGGAACTCAAACAGATGGAGAATACCATCCTGGGGGCGGACGAGCGTTCCCGCCAGGTGGAGTATGAACAGTTTCTCCTGCTGAGGGAGGAAGTGGGGCGCCACATTGACGGCATCCAGATTACGGCGGACGCCATGGCGGACCTGGACGTGCTGCTGGGACTGGCGGAGGGAGCCCAGCAGTATCAATACTGCCGCCCCGTGCTGGACGCATCCATGACCCTGCGCATTGTCAACGGACGGCATCCCGTCATTGAACAGAATATTTCCGGCGACGCGTTCGTTCCCAATGACGCCTTTCTGGAACCGGAGGAAAGCCGCCTCATTCTGCTGACCGGGCCCAACATGGCGGGCAAGAGCACCTATATCCGCCAGGTGGCCCTGATTACCCTAATGGCCCAGATCGGGGCCTATGTTCCGGCGGAGTCCGCCCACATCGGCCTGGTGGACCGCATTTTCTGCCGCGTGGGGGCCAGCGACGACCTGGCGCGCGGGCAGTCCACCTTCATGGTGGAGATGAGTGAAACTTCCCTGATTCTGAATAACGCCACGGAACGCTCCCTGATCATTCTGGATGAAATAGGGCGCGGAACCGCCACCTTTGACGGTCTTTCCATTGCGTGGGCCGTTGCGGAGTACCTGCATGACGAGCTGAAGTCCCGCACCCTGTTCGCCACGCATTACCATGAACTGACGGATCTGGCCCGTTCCCGGGCCGGGGTGCAGAATTACAACGTGGCCGTGCGGGAATGGAAGGAAGAGATCGTGTTCCTGCGCAAGATCGTGGAGGGCGCAGCGGACAAGTCCTACGGCATCCAGGTGGCCCGCCTGGCGGGCATGCCGGCCGTCATTGTAGACCGCGCCAAGACCATCCTGTCCCATCTGGAGATGAATTCCACGCGTCCCCGGAGGAAGGAGCGCGCGCGCCTGGCGGAACCCAGGGCCAAGAATACGGACATGGATGACGACATGCCCACAGGGGAATACGCCCAGCTGGAGTTGTTCTGA
- a CDS encoding zeta toxin family protein has protein sequence MKKTPQCHIVAGPNGAGKTTFALDYLMHETNCRAFINADMIAQGLSPLAPQSVQVKAGKLFLEELKRHLKQKESFCFETTLSGSSYLQKINQWRKDGWHVILHYLWIPDAQFSALRVQERVAQGGHDIPHKAILRRYDKSLRNLFNYLPICNEVMCYDNSDVNHPLIFTMARGKIEVINAPLYKSIQQKTCP, from the coding sequence GTGAAAAAGACGCCACAATGCCATATCGTCGCAGGTCCGAATGGGGCAGGAAAAACTACATTTGCCCTGGATTACCTGATGCATGAAACAAATTGCCGGGCATTTATCAACGCGGACATGATCGCCCAGGGCCTTTCGCCTCTTGCTCCGCAATCGGTCCAGGTTAAGGCAGGGAAATTGTTTTTGGAAGAATTGAAAAGGCATCTGAAACAAAAAGAGAGCTTCTGTTTTGAAACTACTCTTTCCGGCTCTTCCTATCTGCAAAAAATCAACCAGTGGAGAAAAGACGGCTGGCATGTGATTCTTCATTATCTCTGGATACCGGATGCACAATTTTCCGCTTTACGCGTGCAGGAACGTGTAGCTCAGGGAGGGCATGACATTCCTCATAAGGCCATTTTAAGACGCTATGATAAAAGCCTGCGCAATTTATTCAATTATCTCCCCATATGCAATGAAGTAATGTGCTACGATAATTCAGACGTAAATCATCCCCTCATTTTCACCATGGCAAGAGGAAAGATTGAAGTCATCAACGCACCCCTGTATAAAAGCATTCAACAGAAAACCTGTCCATGA
- a CDS encoding 3'-5' exonuclease, with the protein MPLTADMIGGLRFAAIDFESAGAARGETDQPVQIGIAACASLEGEPELWTSYIATDKPVLWSASQVHGITTEMLADAPSFPSLWPDIRSRLGGAVVVGHNPATERKFLRRFPGHGFGPWLDTLALGKMCAPGLPDYSLSTLCDALGLTSSVDALLPGRRWHDALYDALGSLLVVQFLVRELKLSAQPLEVLGKAVGK; encoded by the coding sequence ATGCCGCTGACCGCAGACATGATCGGCGGCCTGCGCTTTGCCGCCATTGATTTTGAATCCGCCGGGGCGGCCCGCGGAGAGACGGACCAGCCCGTGCAGATAGGCATTGCCGCATGCGCATCCCTGGAAGGGGAGCCGGAGCTGTGGACGTCCTACATTGCTACGGACAAGCCCGTCCTGTGGTCCGCTTCCCAGGTGCACGGCATCACCACGGAGATGCTGGCGGATGCCCCGTCCTTTCCGTCCCTCTGGCCGGATATCCGTTCCCGGCTGGGGGGCGCCGTGGTGGTGGGCCATAATCCCGCCACGGAGCGCAAATTCCTGCGGCGTTTTCCGGGGCACGGCTTCGGTCCGTGGCTGGATACCCTGGCCCTGGGGAAGATGTGCGCGCCGGGCCTGCCGGATTACTCCCTCTCCACCCTGTGTGATGCCCTGGGGCTCACCTCCTCCGTGGATGCGCTGCTTCCCGGCCGCCGGTGGCATGACGCGCTGTATGATGCGCTGGGCAGCCTGCTGGTCGTCCAGTTCCTGGTGCGGGAACTGAAGCTGTCCGCCCAGCCTCTGGAAGTGCTGGGCAAGGCGGTGGGGAAATAA
- a CDS encoding ABC transporter ATP-binding protein, with amino-acid sequence MKLACESVYFSYSGKQWIFENYSRLFSSGITILKGYSGCGKTTLLKLLAGYLKPQRGKVLAPGRRFLTDALYRRKEVSYMFQGINLLPLATVERNLQLCAEMAMLPKKQWTQRVDDLVERLGLESLRHKKAGSLSGGQAQRAALARTLMKDSDILLLDEPTSGLDDSNTEIIKKLIREYPSDKICILSTHDSRLFDLTHEIIDFNQSVSL; translated from the coding sequence ATGAAATTGGCATGTGAATCCGTTTATTTCAGCTATTCGGGAAAGCAATGGATTTTTGAAAACTACAGTAGGCTTTTTTCATCTGGAATCACTATTTTAAAAGGGTATTCCGGATGCGGAAAAACCACGCTGCTGAAACTTTTGGCCGGTTATCTGAAACCCCAGCGCGGAAAGGTGCTTGCTCCCGGCAGGCGATTTCTGACTGATGCTCTTTATCGCCGGAAGGAGGTGAGTTATATGTTTCAGGGAATCAATCTGCTGCCTCTAGCTACGGTGGAGAGGAATCTTCAATTATGTGCGGAGATGGCCATGTTGCCTAAAAAACAGTGGACACAAAGAGTGGACGACCTCGTGGAGCGTTTGGGGTTGGAATCCCTGCGTCACAAGAAGGCAGGTAGCCTGTCCGGCGGACAAGCCCAGCGTGCGGCTCTGGCCCGTACGCTGATGAAGGATTCAGATATTCTGCTGTTGGACGAACCTACTTCCGGGCTGGATGACAGCAATACGGAGATCATCAAGAAATTGATCAGGGAATATCCGTCCGATAAGATATGCATTTTAAGTACGCATGATTCCCGGCTCTTCGACCTGACTCATGAAATCATTGATTTTAATCAGTCTGTATCTCTTTAA